A window of Vibrio ishigakensis contains these coding sequences:
- a CDS encoding porin family protein, whose product MKKLTAISSVLLTALVSAPSLANDLDVDWFAGVGTGYQIDDVTGANDMNGEDVAFELRGGAILNDHHRVMGTYGYMDKLEQHSFLASYDYLLPVYENVNLFAGVSMGVADSEIASESSTDFVWGGQVGAMYQFNESWSAELSYQYLDQDYEENNTKLENTQQIMVSVDYHF is encoded by the coding sequence ATGAAAAAACTAACTGCTATCTCATCTGTACTTCTTACTGCTCTTGTTTCAGCACCAAGCCTTGCAAATGATCTAGATGTTGATTGGTTCGCAGGTGTGGGTACAGGTTATCAAATTGACGATGTAACAGGTGCAAATGACATGAATGGTGAAGATGTAGCGTTTGAACTGCGTGGCGGCGCAATCTTGAACGACCATCACCGTGTTATGGGTACTTACGGCTACATGGATAAGCTAGAGCAGCACTCTTTCCTAGCTTCATATGACTACCTATTGCCTGTGTACGAGAATGTTAACCTATTCGCTGGTGTTTCTATGGGTGTTGCAGACAGTGAGATCGCGAGTGAGAGTTCTACAGACTTCGTTTGGGGTGGCCAAGTAGGTGCTATGTACCAGTTCAACGAATCATGGTCGGCTGAGCTTTCATACCAGTATCTTGACCAAGACTACGAGGAGAACAACACGAAGCTAGAGAACACTCAACAGATCATGGTTTCAGTGGACTACCACTTCTAA
- a CDS encoding phospholipase A produces MKVIKESLLYCLIVAPFSFSSFAYESSEHDKDESSLSMTEQRIKYEQDTQDNPFVLTPHKMNYILPFTQTDSINTGAYGSNPDWQENFEDQEAKIQLSIKVPLNYGDLLVEGDALYFGFTAQSWWQIYSENISAPFRETNYQPEFFYLAPTEWKPFDSNFGWGVGVEHQSNGRSQPLSRSWNRAYLVGLWESDDWAVGFRPWLRLEEDAEDDDNPDIEDYMGHFEVTAAYRFNKVKVFGTARNNLATHKGFIELGVTFPIWKRLRGYIQYTDGYGESLIDYNHSQRRWGIGLALTDPI; encoded by the coding sequence ATGAAAGTTATAAAGGAAAGCTTGCTATATTGCCTTATCGTGGCTCCGTTCTCTTTTTCATCTTTTGCTTATGAGAGTTCAGAACACGACAAAGATGAGTCGTCTTTATCCATGACTGAGCAGCGCATCAAATACGAGCAGGATACCCAAGACAATCCATTTGTTCTGACGCCACATAAGATGAACTACATTCTGCCATTTACTCAGACTGATTCGATCAACACAGGTGCTTATGGGAGCAACCCAGATTGGCAAGAGAATTTTGAGGATCAAGAAGCCAAGATACAACTCAGTATTAAGGTACCACTAAACTATGGTGATCTTCTTGTCGAGGGGGATGCTCTTTACTTTGGTTTTACTGCCCAATCATGGTGGCAGATCTACTCGGAAAACATCTCTGCTCCGTTTCGTGAGACCAATTATCAACCGGAATTCTTCTATCTAGCTCCAACAGAGTGGAAGCCGTTTGACAGTAATTTTGGCTGGGGTGTGGGGGTAGAGCATCAGTCCAATGGACGCAGTCAACCTTTATCTCGCAGCTGGAACCGAGCTTATCTAGTAGGACTATGGGAAAGTGATGATTGGGCAGTGGGATTCAGGCCTTGGCTAAGATTGGAAGAGGATGCTGAAGATGATGATAATCCAGATATTGAGGATTACATGGGGCATTTTGAGGTAACTGCAGCCTATAGATTTAACAAGGTCAAAGTCTTTGGTACGGCGCGTAATAATCTTGCCACACACAAAGGATTTATAGAGCTTGGAGTAACTTTTCCAATATGGAAGCGTTTAAGAGGATATATTCAATACACTGACGGATATGGAGAGTCTTTAATTGATTATAATCATTCTCAGCGACGTTGGGGAATAGGGTTGGCCTTAACTGATCCAATATAG
- a CDS encoding sensor histidine kinase: MAGFLRFIFISALSLFSLICWAEQVSLTTKGLFTQQELAWIEKHPNIRVSNSTDLPPLAFKQDGQVVGYSIDYIDLLSEITGLTFIFEYQEDWSEQLQQAEERQLDMLQLVRERKSIDRYMDFTQPYLSGSSAVLYGRDGQPRVSSIGRIKDKPIAVRRDFLEQRYLSTHYPNLDLIIVNSTGEGLNAVLGGEAEYFICSANTCETYIYQNFLSNLEIVGSLGIPELEKQNQARFATRSDWPELNSIINKAIDAITEEQRQILADKWLDKNNRQKLLVESLTDEERAWIESHTRIAFSLPLKLPPFAYVVDDEPKGIADDFVRRFEKEYGIEAHFIPYTSWKQIVDAVQSGEIDFVPGMNITEERKQSLLFTEPFIEMPAAIYTKAGRAIYSTLDRASGKKIGLAKGSAWVAPIKRDFPELLVVEFAKLDDALVALSNEEIDLTVVNRFVAKHHIATLGLDDLVHSGTTSYRQATAIAVHPSKPELVSLFNKVIASVDESQMTLILEKWNNLQIIEKNPWQVYIVWAAAFVFGIIFIILLFNYLNRKKSIKVIKKVTQRLSNAQRVAKLGSWDVSSDGTITSLSVEAAHILGVAETKSMRRIDYVQMIYDEDRKNYLRKLDDAIETGLLNVEYRITVDNQLKWVKEVSELKFDNHNKFVSASTTIQDISEFKIQQEKLIESQDELRMLTSKLLSVQEEERKRVARDLHDDLSQRLAVVAIDLGAVQMSVESETLGEQLKNIKHSLGKIAEDTHSLSRRLHPSILDDLGLIDALRSEIESFQLREKIKVEFLYTSKEMHLAKDVALVLFRIVQESLRNIAKYSEANKAQVSFNLVKGTIVLQIKDDGMGFDVAEAKRSPGLGIQSMMERAKLINGELHIHSEKNKGTTIELSFSVPNMQDEEADM, from the coding sequence ATGGCAGGGTTTCTGCGCTTCATTTTTATCTCCGCGCTCAGTTTATTCAGTCTAATCTGCTGGGCTGAACAAGTTAGCCTTACAACCAAAGGTTTATTTACCCAACAAGAACTGGCTTGGATAGAGAAGCATCCAAACATTCGCGTGAGTAACTCTACTGACCTGCCGCCTCTTGCTTTTAAACAAGATGGTCAAGTGGTGGGCTACTCTATCGATTACATCGACTTGCTGAGTGAAATAACGGGCTTAACCTTTATATTTGAGTATCAAGAGGATTGGTCTGAGCAGCTGCAACAAGCCGAGGAGCGCCAGCTTGATATGTTGCAATTAGTGCGTGAGCGCAAAAGCATTGATCGCTATATGGATTTCACCCAGCCTTATCTATCCGGCAGTTCTGCTGTTCTTTATGGTAGGGACGGCCAGCCCAGAGTTAGCTCTATTGGTCGTATAAAAGATAAGCCCATCGCCGTGCGAAGAGACTTCTTAGAACAGCGATATCTAAGCACCCACTACCCTAACCTAGACCTAATAATCGTCAACTCTACAGGCGAGGGATTAAATGCGGTTTTAGGAGGCGAAGCAGAGTATTTTATTTGTAGTGCTAACACCTGTGAAACCTATATCTATCAAAACTTTCTATCCAACCTAGAGATTGTCGGCAGTCTGGGTATTCCAGAGCTAGAGAAACAAAACCAAGCTCGGTTTGCGACTAGAAGTGACTGGCCAGAGCTTAATAGCATCATCAACAAGGCCATTGATGCGATTACTGAAGAACAGAGGCAAATCTTAGCCGATAAATGGCTAGATAAGAATAATCGGCAGAAGTTACTCGTCGAGTCCCTAACCGATGAGGAGCGAGCTTGGATTGAAAGCCACACGCGAATCGCGTTTAGCTTGCCCCTCAAACTGCCGCCGTTCGCTTATGTGGTCGATGACGAGCCAAAAGGTATTGCCGATGACTTCGTACGCCGGTTCGAAAAAGAATATGGGATAGAAGCCCACTTCATTCCATACACTAGCTGGAAACAAATTGTTGACGCAGTTCAATCGGGCGAGATTGATTTTGTTCCTGGTATGAACATAACCGAGGAGCGTAAGCAAAGCCTACTGTTTACCGAGCCCTTCATTGAGATGCCAGCTGCCATCTATACAAAAGCTGGTAGAGCTATCTACAGTACTTTAGACCGAGCATCCGGCAAGAAAATAGGCTTAGCAAAAGGCAGTGCTTGGGTTGCGCCGATTAAGCGTGACTTCCCAGAACTGCTCGTGGTTGAATTTGCCAAACTAGATGACGCATTGGTCGCACTATCCAACGAAGAGATTGACCTTACGGTTGTGAACAGATTCGTAGCCAAACATCACATAGCCACGTTGGGGCTCGATGATCTTGTTCACTCTGGCACTACCTCATATCGTCAAGCAACGGCGATTGCGGTTCACCCTTCCAAGCCCGAATTGGTGAGTCTATTTAACAAGGTCATCGCTTCGGTCGATGAGTCCCAAATGACTCTGATTCTGGAGAAATGGAACAACCTACAAATCATTGAGAAAAACCCTTGGCAGGTTTATATCGTATGGGCTGCCGCCTTTGTATTTGGCATTATTTTTATAATCTTGTTGTTCAATTATCTAAATAGAAAGAAGAGCATTAAAGTCATAAAGAAAGTAACTCAAAGGCTATCAAACGCACAAAGGGTGGCAAAACTGGGCAGTTGGGATGTCAGCAGCGACGGCACCATTACCTCCCTATCTGTTGAAGCTGCCCATATACTGGGCGTTGCCGAAACCAAATCTATGCGGCGTATCGACTATGTGCAAATGATCTACGATGAGGATAGAAAAAACTATCTAAGAAAACTCGATGATGCAATCGAAACAGGGCTTCTGAACGTTGAGTATCGCATCACTGTCGATAATCAGCTCAAATGGGTTAAAGAGGTCTCTGAGTTAAAGTTTGATAATCACAACAAGTTCGTCTCAGCGAGCACAACGATTCAGGACATCAGCGAATTTAAGATACAACAAGAAAAGCTCATCGAGAGCCAAGACGAACTGCGTATGCTGACCTCCAAGCTTTTGAGTGTCCAAGAGGAAGAGCGCAAACGAGTCGCAAGAGATCTGCATGATGACCTTAGCCAGCGCTTAGCCGTGGTAGCCATAGACCTTGGAGCGGTCCAAATGTCGGTTGAGTCTGAGACGTTGGGGGAACAACTGAAGAACATCAAACACTCACTTGGCAAGATTGCCGAGGACACCCATAGTCTATCACGCAGACTCCATCCCTCCATTCTTGATGATCTGGGTTTGATTGATGCTCTTCGCTCAGAAATAGAGAGCTTTCAGCTAAGAGAAAAGATCAAGGTCGAATTCCTATATACCTCAAAAGAAATGCACCTAGCTAAAGATGTGGCATTAGTGCTATTTCGAATCGTACAAGAGAGCCTTAGAAACATAGCTAAGTACTCGGAAGCTAATAAAGCTCAAGTCTCTTTTAACCTCGTCAAAGGAACGATTGTTCTGCAAATAAAAGATGATGGAATGGGATTTGATGTAGCCGAGGCGAAGCGCTCTCCAGGACTCGGCATTCAAAGTATGATGGAGCGCGCCAAGCTTATAAATGGAGAACTTCACATACACTCAGAAAAAAACAAAGGCACAACCATAGAGCTGAGCTTTTCTGTTCCAAACATGCAAGATGAAGAAGCAGATATGTGA